TGGACGGCTGGGCGGGCTCGGGCTTGGCGGCCGGGGCGCTGGGTGCCGGGGGCGGGGTCTGAGGTGCGGCCGGCGCCTCCTCGGGCTCTTGGCTGAAATAATCGCCCTCGGTCTCGAGGAACATGTCGAGCTCGTCGCTGAGCTTGGCCTCAAAGGCCTGCTCGGACTCGGCGGTGGGAGCTTCTTCTTTGGCGAGCGAGGGAAGGGGTGCCTCGACGTAATCCTCTATGGGAGGGCTCTGCGTCTTGAGGGTGTCCTCGTCCTTGACCGGCGCCGGGGCGGCCGTGGGCGGCGCCTTGGCCTGCACCGGAGGCGGCGCGGCGACCGGGGGCGGCGGGGCGGGCTCGACCTTCTTTTTTACCGGCGCCGCGGGTTTTTCATAGGCCGGCGTCGCCTGGGCGTCGAAGGCGCGGCCCAGGATGTCTTCGTATTGCTTAATAGATGCTTTAATAGTGTCGAGTAAGTCATTGTATTTTTTAATTTCTTTATTTTGCTGGGATTCGATGTCCTTGAACTTCTTGTCGTTGTATTCCCCCAGCCGGTGGCGAAATTTGGCCTCCTCGAGCACCTCTTGGTGTTTGGAGAGAGAGGCCTCCTGCTCGGATTGCGCCTCATAGAGGTGCTTGAGCTCGCCCTCGATTTCGCGGCATTTTCCCTCAAAATGCCCGCGGACCTCGTCGAGCTGGACCTCGTAGTCGGTCTTGACCTTGAGGTAGACGGAGTCCGAGACCTCGCTGCGATGCTCTTCCATCTTTTGCAGCCGGCCCTCGATCAGCTTCATCTTGTCCTTGACCGAGGTGGCCTCGTCGAAGAGGGCCTTGTTGACGGCATAGGGACTGCTGCTTTCCTCGGTGACGGTCTTGGCGGGCACGGCCATAATTCCTCCTGTGATTTCAAATATTACCCACTTGGCCTCTCGAATTCTAGACAAAGGTCTTTTTCTTCGTCAAACACTTAAAACTTTAAGCGATTCTTGAAGTTACCCTCGGACGCGGTTTCGATCGGCGCGGGGGCCGAGGCGCGGGGGGCTTTTTAAGCTATTGGAAAGATTATGCTTTGTATTTCCGGGCCGCCTGATTAAAAATAGGGGGCATCAGCGCTTCGGTAGGGAATCATGGCCAAAAAAGACGATCCGAAAAAACCCAGCCCGGAAGACTTCGACAAGACCGTCATCGACGTCGACATCCGCCAACTGAAAGAAGGCTTCGACGAGACGGTCATCGTCCGCGCTCCAACCGCGGAGGACTCCGACCTCCACGA
This Deltaproteobacteria bacterium PRO3 DNA region includes the following protein-coding sequences:
- a CDS encoding FHA domain-containing protein encodes the protein MAVPAKTVTEESSSPYAVNKALFDEATSVKDKMKLIEGRLQKMEEHRSEVSDSVYLKVKTDYEVQLDEVRGHFEGKCREIEGELKHLYEAQSEQEASLSKHQEVLEEAKFRHRLGEYNDKKFKDIESQQNKEIKKYNDLLDTIKASIKQYEDILGRAFDAQATPAYEKPAAPVKKKVEPAPPPPVAAPPPVQAKAPPTAAPAPVKDEDTLKTQSPPIEDYVEAPLPSLAKEEAPTAESEQAFEAKLSDELDMFLETEGDYFSQEPEEAPAAPQTPPPAPSAPAAKPEPAQPSTVSKTKPVEDSISTILRDIPLEDEAGEAVTQGASEETGSNIDVREIPAEASLLLIEGDLDESEFILGENTSIGRSPSNDICLKESKVSRQHAAINFRNGHYVMIDLKSSNGILVNGRKVEEAYLQDGDIITVGSFKFQFNLA